One genomic segment of Rubripirellula tenax includes these proteins:
- a CDS encoding alpha/beta hydrolase codes for MNEAIKTIAVAILLGLFLPGEASAVEITPTRTVTYKKIKDVALKLHVFDPVNHKADAKVPAIVFFFGGGWNGGTASQFYEQADFFAKRGLVAISADYRVKSRNGTTPFQAVEDAKSAIRWLRQHAAELGIDPNRIVASGGSAGGHIAACTGVIVGLDGDGEDVSISSVPNAMILFNPVLDTTENGYGSARFDEQRKTDLSPCHHIRPGIVATLLLHGTKDTTVPFENAERFAGLMTEAGNRCDLKPFEGQGHGFFNGAFFRPKTKDTTPYNQCMKDSVAFLVSLGYLESVASAEHYDESAQPAIR; via the coding sequence ATGAACGAAGCCATCAAGACGATTGCTGTAGCGATTCTGCTTGGCCTGTTTTTGCCCGGGGAAGCGTCGGCTGTTGAGATCACACCGACCCGAACAGTGACTTACAAGAAGATCAAAGATGTCGCACTGAAACTGCACGTTTTCGATCCCGTGAATCACAAAGCAGACGCGAAGGTTCCCGCGATCGTGTTTTTCTTTGGCGGTGGTTGGAATGGCGGAACGGCGTCTCAGTTTTACGAACAGGCCGACTTTTTTGCCAAGCGAGGGCTCGTCGCAATCTCTGCCGATTACCGTGTCAAAAGTCGAAACGGAACGACTCCCTTTCAGGCGGTTGAGGATGCAAAATCGGCGATTCGCTGGCTTCGACAACATGCGGCCGAACTGGGAATTGATCCGAATCGGATTGTCGCCTCGGGAGGTTCCGCGGGCGGCCATATTGCAGCTTGTACGGGCGTGATCGTAGGTCTTGACGGCGATGGGGAAGACGTTTCCATTAGCTCGGTTCCCAACGCGATGATCCTGTTCAATCCCGTTCTCGATACGACGGAAAATGGATATGGGTCGGCCCGATTTGATGAACAACGAAAGACCGACCTATCGCCGTGCCATCACATCCGACCTGGCATCGTGGCAACGTTGTTACTGCATGGAACGAAAGACACCACGGTTCCGTTTGAGAATGCAGAACGATTCGCCGGGTTGATGACCGAGGCTGGCAATCGGTGTGACTTGAAACCCTTTGAAGGCCAAGGGCATGGTTTTTTCAATGGAGCCTTCTTTCGCCCGAAGACAAAGGACACAACTCCGTACAACCAATGCATGAAGGACAGCGTGGCGTTTCTGGTTTCGCTAGGCTACCTGGAAAGTGTGGCGTCGGCGGAGCACTACGACGAATCGGCCCAGCCAGCGATCCGATAA
- the rpmG gene encoding 50S ribosomal protein L33, translated as MSKSKKKAETVFLVCEETGDYNYSLRRKPGGEKLRLLKYSSRLRKRTWHNEKKK; from the coding sequence ATGTCCAAGAGCAAGAAGAAAGCGGAAACCGTCTTCCTCGTTTGCGAAGAAACCGGCGATTACAACTACTCACTGCGGCGCAAGCCTGGTGGTGAAAAGCTGCGTCTTTTGAAGTACAGCTCGCGACTTCGCAAACGTACCTGGCACAACGAAAAGAAGAAGTAG
- the recJ gene encoding single-stranded-DNA-specific exonuclease RecJ translates to MQRKWRIIPHDSARIEMLMREARVPAVVAQVLVSRGVYTADGASQFLETKLMGLREPLLLPGVPRATEILVAALREKLPIVVYGDYDCDGMTGTAILVNGFRLLGGEVSYHVPNRLEDGYGLNEDAIRKLAARGKKVIVSVDCGITSVSHAKLCKELGVTLIITDHHTIGAELPDAAAIVHPRLPGTSYPFGELCGAGVAFKLAWAICQEMCGSKKVTEPLRRYLMQSLALAGIGTVADVVPLLDENRILVEHGLKMLKAEPLPGLLELMKILKLDEATTLDTESIGFAIAPRLNAAGRLGQAQLAVELLTTPAGDRARALADYINELNGSRDTLQRSVYLAAQKQAKADFDIEGDAALVLAGVGWHQGVIGVVAGRLAEKYAKPVLVISLDSAGKVDAVGSGRVGGTNIDLYEALSECSERLVRFGGHKAAAGLTIDERQLDAFRGDFCEAVAKQWADNEVVPEIVIDAEAPLGQLNLETLKQIEMLAPFGAGNPRPILCCRNVELDAPASLMGKTKAHLTVNLRQGSKVIRGVAFGNADWCDELNAVDGPIEIAYRPVINEFRGFRKVEIHLVDWRPVTKMAAV, encoded by the coding sequence ATGCAGCGAAAATGGCGGATAATCCCTCACGACTCTGCGCGCATCGAAATGCTGATGCGAGAGGCTCGGGTGCCCGCCGTTGTTGCTCAAGTGTTGGTCAGCCGCGGCGTTTATACCGCCGATGGCGCGTCGCAATTTCTTGAAACGAAACTGATGGGGCTCCGCGAGCCCCTGCTATTGCCCGGCGTGCCGAGAGCCACCGAGATTCTGGTCGCCGCGCTCCGCGAAAAATTGCCAATTGTTGTTTACGGCGATTACGACTGTGACGGCATGACCGGCACCGCGATTTTGGTCAATGGTTTTCGTTTGCTTGGCGGCGAAGTCTCGTACCACGTTCCCAACCGACTCGAAGACGGTTACGGGTTGAACGAAGACGCGATTCGCAAGCTGGCCGCACGCGGTAAGAAAGTCATCGTTTCGGTCGACTGTGGCATCACCTCCGTGTCGCACGCCAAACTTTGTAAAGAACTTGGCGTCACCCTGATCATTACCGACCACCACACCATCGGTGCCGAGTTGCCCGATGCCGCCGCGATCGTCCATCCGCGTTTGCCCGGCACGTCCTATCCGTTCGGCGAACTTTGTGGCGCAGGTGTGGCATTCAAGTTGGCGTGGGCGATCTGCCAAGAGATGTGCGGGTCAAAGAAAGTCACCGAGCCGCTGCGTCGGTATCTGATGCAATCGTTGGCACTGGCCGGCATTGGTACGGTCGCCGATGTGGTGCCGTTGCTGGACGAGAACCGCATCCTGGTCGAGCACGGTTTGAAGATGCTCAAGGCCGAGCCGCTTCCCGGCCTGTTGGAACTGATGAAGATTTTAAAACTCGACGAAGCGACAACGCTGGATACCGAATCGATCGGATTCGCGATTGCACCGCGGCTGAACGCGGCCGGCCGCTTGGGTCAGGCCCAATTGGCGGTCGAACTGCTGACGACGCCTGCGGGTGATCGAGCACGTGCCCTGGCCGACTACATCAACGAACTCAACGGCAGCCGCGACACCCTTCAGCGCAGCGTTTACCTAGCCGCACAAAAACAAGCCAAAGCGGATTTCGATATCGAAGGCGACGCGGCGCTCGTGCTTGCTGGCGTCGGTTGGCACCAGGGTGTGATCGGTGTGGTCGCCGGACGTTTGGCCGAAAAATACGCCAAACCCGTGCTCGTCATCTCGCTGGATTCAGCGGGCAAAGTCGACGCGGTCGGATCCGGACGAGTCGGAGGGACGAACATCGACTTGTACGAAGCCTTATCCGAATGCAGCGAGCGACTGGTTCGCTTCGGCGGTCACAAGGCGGCGGCCGGTTTAACGATTGACGAACGGCAACTCGATGCGTTCCGCGGCGATTTTTGTGAAGCGGTGGCCAAACAGTGGGCGGACAACGAAGTCGTGCCCGAGATCGTGATCGACGCCGAAGCACCACTTGGCCAATTGAATCTCGAAACGTTGAAACAGATCGAAATGCTGGCCCCGTTCGGTGCGGGCAACCCGCGTCCGATTCTGTGCTGCCGCAATGTCGAATTGGATGCGCCGGCCTCGTTGATGGGCAAGACGAAGGCGCACTTGACCGTGAATCTTCGGCAAGGAAGCAAGGTGATCCGAGGCGTCGCGTTTGGAAACGCCGATTGGTGCGACGAACTGAACGCCGTAGACGGTCCCATCGAGATTGCCTATCGCCCGGTTATCAACGAATTTCGCGGCTTTCGCAAAGTCGAAATTCACCTGGTCGATTGGCGCCCGGTCACCAAGATGGCCGCGGTTTAA
- a CDS encoding SLC13 family permease, which translates to MTPLRSVAVFVGIGLAIVVAVVCERVFGLSSAASVTAGVTILCGVWWCTEAVPIPVTSLVPFVVFPFAGVLDHGQLASAYGDKFVLLFLAGFMISRAAESSQTHLRVSHGMMKLLGTRSQRRIVIGFMLAPALCSMWISNTATALIMLPVALAVLQEQNDPKLNVPLLLAVAYGSSVGGIATIIGTPPNGVFVSIYEQQTARTVDFFSWLRIGLPVAAMMLVATGVWLTRGLGVPAKPIAQNLGPWKPYQRRVLSIIAITALLWVTRSAPWGGWSQWCGVPMAHDATVGLAAVVLMFLVPSGERDEKGQAKCLLDWETARDIPWGILILFGGGLAIARAAEVSGLSETIGNQLALLKDFHPVLLIAAVCLAVTFLTEVTSNTATTTLLMPILGAAAVGAGYDASMLMVPAALSASCAFMLPVATPPNAIVFGSERITVREMAQAGFVLNVIGVIVITLVCYCLLDFESGIGH; encoded by the coding sequence ATGACCCCACTGCGTAGCGTCGCCGTCTTCGTCGGAATTGGGTTGGCGATCGTCGTCGCCGTTGTTTGCGAACGAGTCTTTGGGCTCTCGTCGGCTGCGTCGGTAACCGCCGGTGTGACGATACTTTGTGGCGTGTGGTGGTGTACCGAGGCGGTGCCGATTCCGGTGACGTCGCTGGTTCCTTTCGTTGTCTTTCCGTTTGCCGGCGTGTTGGATCATGGCCAGCTTGCATCGGCGTATGGTGACAAATTCGTCCTGCTATTCTTGGCTGGGTTTATGATCTCAAGGGCTGCGGAAAGCTCGCAAACTCACCTGCGAGTCTCCCATGGAATGATGAAGTTGTTGGGGACCCGTTCGCAGCGACGTATCGTGATCGGGTTTATGCTAGCGCCGGCGCTGTGCAGCATGTGGATATCCAACACCGCTACCGCGTTGATCATGCTGCCGGTCGCGCTGGCGGTGTTGCAAGAACAGAACGATCCAAAGCTCAACGTTCCACTGCTGCTTGCAGTCGCCTATGGATCAAGCGTTGGTGGCATCGCAACGATCATCGGCACGCCGCCCAATGGCGTCTTCGTGTCGATCTACGAACAACAAACCGCTCGCACGGTCGATTTTTTCTCATGGTTGCGAATCGGGTTACCCGTCGCGGCAATGATGCTTGTGGCAACCGGCGTTTGGTTGACTCGCGGGTTGGGAGTTCCGGCGAAGCCGATCGCACAGAACTTGGGGCCATGGAAACCGTACCAGCGGCGAGTGCTTTCCATCATCGCGATCACGGCATTGTTGTGGGTCACTCGCAGCGCACCGTGGGGCGGTTGGTCCCAGTGGTGTGGGGTGCCGATGGCTCACGATGCGACCGTTGGGTTGGCGGCTGTTGTTCTCATGTTTCTTGTGCCCAGTGGCGAACGCGACGAAAAAGGTCAGGCGAAGTGTTTGCTGGACTGGGAAACCGCGCGGGATATTCCTTGGGGAATCCTGATCCTGTTCGGTGGAGGACTGGCGATTGCTCGGGCAGCCGAGGTGTCGGGGTTGTCGGAGACCATCGGCAATCAGTTGGCATTGCTGAAAGATTTTCATCCCGTGCTGTTGATCGCAGCGGTTTGTCTTGCCGTCACATTCTTGACCGAGGTCACTTCCAACACCGCGACGACGACATTGTTGATGCCGATCCTGGGTGCCGCCGCGGTGGGCGCTGGGTATGACGCGTCGATGTTGATGGTGCCCGCCGCGCTGTCGGCCAGTTGCGCATTCATGTTGCCCGTTGCAACGCCACCCAACGCAATCGTTTTTGGCAGCGAACGAATCACGGTTCGCGAAATGGCGCAGGCCGGCTTTGTTCTCAACGTGATCGGGGTGATCGTCATCACGTTGGTATGTTACTGCCTGCTTGATTTCGAGTCCGGCATCGGGCATTAG
- a CDS encoding sulfatase family protein, whose amino-acid sequence MKTQTISTGTLFRFFASYGSTLSRTIFLLAVAISIEITTLSFSAVAGDVTSPNILIIYADDLGFGDLGCYSDKSKIPTPNLDRLASEGIRFTDGHSSSGICTPSRYALLTGRHHWRDFHGIVNAFGGSVFKPERLTLPEMLKSKGYHTSAIGKWHLGWDWDAIRIPGAKKFGSGRASGWGFDAFDWSKTIPDGPLAHGFDQYFGDTVINFPPYCWIEDDHVVRAPDTNMDTSKWKPIKEGNWECRPGPMTSDWDPYQNIPTTTKRGVEFIKAQTDKDGPFFLYFAFPSPHAPIIPNDEFDGRSKAGPYGDFVVETDDACGQLLRALEESGQAENTLVVFTADNGPEKYAYARDEKYDHWSAEPLRGLKRDIYEGGHHVPFMVRWPGQAAAGRVCESLVSQIDLMATVASVVGFELPDDAAEDSHDLVPLIRGDVDAVRGTHIHNTHAKQYAIRHGDWLLIDHKTGYVSSRDAGWEKRHGYAADNDGPVELYNLKSDLGQRHNLAVDEPGVVAELQAMLKKVQDQGHSAPRLER is encoded by the coding sequence ATGAAAACTCAGACAATTTCGACAGGTACGCTCTTTCGATTTTTCGCGTCGTATGGGTCGACACTCAGCCGAACGATCTTCTTGCTTGCTGTGGCGATTTCGATCGAAATCACGACGTTGTCTTTCAGTGCAGTCGCGGGCGACGTCACGTCGCCGAACATTCTGATCATCTATGCCGACGATCTCGGGTTCGGTGATTTGGGATGCTATAGCGATAAGTCGAAGATTCCGACGCCGAACCTAGATCGGCTTGCTTCCGAAGGCATTCGTTTTACCGATGGCCACTCGTCATCGGGAATTTGTACGCCAAGCCGATACGCACTTTTGACGGGGCGTCACCATTGGCGTGACTTTCACGGCATCGTCAACGCGTTTGGCGGTTCGGTTTTTAAACCCGAGCGATTGACGTTGCCGGAAATGTTGAAGTCCAAGGGCTATCACACTTCGGCGATCGGCAAATGGCACTTGGGCTGGGACTGGGACGCCATTCGAATCCCCGGTGCGAAGAAGTTCGGAAGTGGTCGGGCGTCTGGTTGGGGATTCGACGCGTTCGATTGGTCGAAAACAATTCCCGACGGACCTCTGGCCCACGGCTTTGACCAATACTTTGGTGATACGGTCATCAACTTCCCGCCGTACTGTTGGATCGAAGACGATCACGTCGTCCGCGCACCCGACACCAACATGGATACGTCAAAATGGAAACCTATCAAAGAAGGCAATTGGGAATGCCGACCCGGTCCGATGACTTCCGATTGGGATCCCTACCAGAACATTCCGACGACAACGAAGCGTGGCGTTGAATTCATCAAAGCCCAGACCGATAAAGATGGTCCGTTCTTTCTGTACTTTGCGTTTCCATCGCCACATGCGCCGATCATCCCGAACGACGAATTCGATGGCCGATCCAAGGCCGGACCCTATGGCGACTTCGTCGTCGAGACCGATGACGCGTGCGGTCAATTGCTACGTGCTCTCGAAGAAAGTGGACAAGCTGAGAATACATTGGTCGTTTTTACTGCCGATAACGGCCCGGAAAAGTATGCCTATGCCCGCGACGAAAAGTACGACCATTGGTCGGCCGAACCTTTGCGAGGTTTGAAACGAGACATCTACGAAGGCGGTCATCATGTTCCCTTCATGGTCCGATGGCCGGGCCAAGCGGCCGCGGGTCGAGTTTGCGAATCGCTGGTCAGCCAAATCGACTTGATGGCCACCGTTGCAAGCGTCGTCGGATTCGAACTGCCCGACGATGCGGCCGAAGATTCGCACGATCTGGTTCCGCTGATCCGAGGGGACGTCGATGCGGTTCGGGGCACTCACATTCACAATACGCATGCGAAACAGTATGCCATTCGGCACGGTGATTGGCTGTTGATCGATCACAAGACGGGTTACGTGTCGTCGCGAGACGCTGGTTGGGAGAAACGCCACGGCTATGCCGCCGACAACGATGGGCCGGTCGAGCTCTACAACTTGAAATCCGATCTCGGGCAGCGTCACAATCTTGCTGTCGATGAACCAGGAGTTGTCGCCGAGCTGCAAGCGATGCTGAAAAAAGTTCAAGATCAAGGGCATTCGGCGCCTCGGTTGGAACGTTGA
- a CDS encoding arylsulfatase: MNKFLSAFSLLIVAASVAIADTPPAKPNIIIVMPDDLAYGDYGCLGNPILKTPSVDAFMKESLLFTQFHVSPTCSPCRAALMSGRHEFKNGVTHTILERERMSLATITMPQMLKTAGYTTGIFGKWHLGDEEAYRPESRGFDEVYIHGAGGIGQTFPGSCGDAPGNTNINPTLWHNGTFVKTEGYCTDLFFEQSIKWIDAKRQGDQPFFAYVSLNAAHGPHVVPDEYCANYAGKPNISDDLAKYLGMVENIDTNFGKLLAKLKHWNIEDNTLVIYIGTDNGGGISRRIFNSGLNGGKNSVTQGGTLSPTFFRWPAGGIPAGEKCDALSAHLDLYTTLAEIVGATLTPAMQEQAEGRSLVPLLKNPSAQWTDRTLVHHTGRWKKGTVAESKYSKAAIQNSRFSLVENTALYDLKADPGETKNVIDQHPEIVTQLRAAYDAWWNDIQPLMVNEDVMPVKINPFQELYFKQFGGSPSEKDLAKMSGQPQPNSSEKPSRAAQRRKAREQAKAQQ; encoded by the coding sequence ATGAATAAGTTTCTCTCTGCGTTCTCGTTGCTCATCGTCGCAGCGAGTGTTGCGATTGCGGACACTCCGCCCGCCAAGCCGAATATCATCATCGTGATGCCCGACGACTTGGCCTACGGAGACTATGGCTGTCTCGGCAATCCTATCTTGAAGACGCCATCGGTCGATGCGTTCATGAAGGAAAGCTTGCTGTTCACGCAGTTCCACGTCAGCCCCACGTGTTCCCCGTGTCGCGCGGCATTGATGAGTGGTCGCCACGAATTTAAGAATGGTGTGACGCACACGATTCTAGAACGTGAGCGAATGAGTTTGGCCACGATCACGATGCCGCAAATGCTGAAGACCGCGGGTTATACGACCGGCATCTTCGGCAAGTGGCATTTGGGTGATGAAGAAGCCTATCGGCCCGAGAGTCGCGGCTTCGATGAAGTGTACATTCACGGTGCTGGTGGTATCGGGCAAACGTTTCCCGGTTCGTGCGGCGACGCACCCGGAAACACCAACATCAATCCGACGTTGTGGCATAACGGTACGTTCGTAAAAACCGAAGGCTATTGCACCGACTTGTTTTTCGAGCAGTCGATCAAGTGGATCGATGCGAAACGCCAGGGTGACCAACCGTTCTTTGCTTACGTCTCGCTCAATGCCGCCCACGGACCCCATGTCGTGCCCGATGAGTATTGCGCCAACTACGCGGGCAAGCCGAACATCAGTGATGATCTGGCAAAGTATCTCGGGATGGTCGAGAACATCGACACAAACTTTGGCAAGCTGTTGGCGAAACTGAAGCATTGGAACATCGAAGACAACACATTGGTGATTTACATCGGCACCGACAACGGTGGCGGGATTAGTCGACGGATTTTTAATTCGGGGTTGAACGGTGGTAAGAATTCGGTGACGCAAGGCGGGACCTTGTCGCCGACGTTCTTCCGCTGGCCCGCTGGTGGAATTCCTGCAGGCGAAAAGTGTGACGCTCTTAGCGCGCACCTAGACCTTTACACCACGTTGGCCGAAATCGTTGGAGCAACATTGACGCCTGCGATGCAAGAGCAAGCCGAAGGTCGCAGTCTGGTTCCGCTATTGAAAAACCCAAGCGCCCAATGGACCGACCGGACGTTAGTGCATCACACCGGACGCTGGAAAAAGGGAACGGTAGCGGAATCGAAGTACAGCAAAGCAGCGATCCAAAATTCGCGTTTTTCGTTGGTTGAAAACACGGCGCTTTATGACTTAAAAGCCGATCCCGGTGAGACAAAAAACGTAATCGACCAACATCCTGAAATCGTGACCCAACTGCGTGCCGCATACGACGCGTGGTGGAACGACATTCAACCGTTGATGGTGAATGAAGACGTCATGCCGGTAAAAATCAATCCTTTTCAAGAACTGTATTTCAAACAGTTCGGTGGCAGTCCATCGGAGAAAGACCTAGCGAAGATGAGTGGACAGCCTCAGCCGAATTCCAGTGAAAAGCCAAGCCGCGCCGCTCAACGAAGAAAAGCTAGAGAGCAGGCGAAAGCTCAGCAATAA
- a CDS encoding alpha-L-fucosidase, producing MYFLRPLSLVCVLLSLLIAASSWAQDSASAKYDGSWESLQKMPVPAWFDDGKIGIFIHWGPYSVIGYKKGNRGYAEHVPKLLYAEPDHYYPYMQKRWGSTPPQFGYKDIIPEFKAENWDPDAWADLFADVGAKYVVLTAEHHDGWANWDSDLTPWNAADKGPKRDLVGDLGTAVRKRGLKYAPSYHRERHTGFFANDLYVVHSEPRSDVAEEIRRVPEAASLYGPFRLDKAFVDDYVARWKEIQTKYQPDFLWIDDVPIFTRDGNDTRKSPQVFKPEVRYFYDQCRSMITDFMNDAAARGQDVYLNNKGGNRNWPEGVGCLEKDNLKLKVIGPKWESCTTFGSSFGYLEGDGYKSVERVIHEMVEVISRNGNFLINIGPKADGTLVPEQVERLRAMGDWLKINGDAIYGTRYWKESEQKDEQLAFTTRDKSLYAIKLAKPAGRFTVSGAAGWNAKQVHSVRLLGSESSVLWSMTSSGLQITPPADLGTTEHAWVFEIVTDQEQHHPNPTLIQ from the coding sequence ATGTATTTTTTAAGACCGCTTTCTCTTGTTTGCGTTTTGTTGTCATTGTTGATCGCCGCGTCTTCCTGGGCGCAAGATTCGGCGAGTGCGAAGTATGACGGCAGTTGGGAATCGCTTCAAAAGATGCCGGTGCCGGCTTGGTTCGACGATGGAAAAATCGGCATCTTCATCCACTGGGGACCGTACAGCGTCATCGGTTATAAGAAGGGGAATCGTGGCTATGCCGAACACGTGCCGAAACTGTTGTACGCTGAACCGGATCACTATTATCCGTACATGCAAAAGCGCTGGGGATCGACTCCACCGCAGTTCGGTTACAAGGACATCATCCCGGAGTTCAAAGCCGAAAATTGGGATCCCGATGCCTGGGCGGACTTGTTCGCCGACGTGGGGGCCAAGTATGTCGTGCTGACCGCCGAGCACCACGACGGTTGGGCCAATTGGGATTCGGATCTCACCCCATGGAACGCGGCCGACAAAGGCCCCAAGCGGGATCTCGTGGGCGACTTGGGCACGGCGGTGCGAAAACGTGGACTGAAGTACGCTCCGTCGTATCATCGTGAACGTCATACCGGTTTCTTTGCCAACGATTTGTATGTCGTTCACAGCGAACCGCGGTCCGATGTTGCCGAAGAGATTCGTCGCGTTCCCGAAGCCGCTTCACTGTACGGCCCATTCCGTCTCGACAAGGCCTTTGTCGACGACTACGTCGCCCGTTGGAAAGAGATTCAAACCAAGTACCAGCCCGATTTTTTGTGGATCGACGATGTGCCGATCTTCACGCGTGATGGCAATGACACGCGGAAGAGTCCCCAAGTTTTCAAGCCAGAGGTGCGGTACTTTTACGATCAATGCCGGTCAATGATTACCGACTTCATGAACGATGCCGCTGCGCGTGGTCAAGACGTTTATTTGAACAACAAGGGTGGTAACCGAAATTGGCCCGAGGGTGTCGGATGCTTAGAAAAAGACAATTTGAAACTGAAAGTGATCGGTCCCAAATGGGAAAGCTGCACGACGTTCGGCAGTTCCTTCGGTTACTTGGAAGGTGACGGATACAAGTCGGTCGAAAGGGTGATTCACGAAATGGTTGAAGTGATTAGCCGCAACGGAAACTTTCTGATCAATATCGGCCCGAAAGCCGACGGCACGCTGGTTCCCGAACAGGTCGAGCGACTGCGTGCGATGGGTGATTGGTTGAAAATCAACGGCGATGCGATCTACGGTACCCGCTATTGGAAAGAGAGCGAGCAGAAGGACGAGCAGCTCGCGTTCACTACCAGGGACAAGAGCCTGTACGCGATCAAGCTAGCCAAACCCGCCGGGCGATTCACCGTTAGTGGTGCCGCCGGATGGAACGCCAAACAGGTGCATTCGGTTCGCTTGCTAGGTTCCGAATCATCCGTGCTCTGGTCGATGACGTCGTCTGGTTTACAGATCACGCCACCCGCGGATCTAGGCACCACCGAACATGCTTGGGTATTCGAAATCGTGACCGACCAAGAACAGCATCATCCCAACCCCACATTGATTCAATGA